The nucleotide sequence AATGTTTCTGCGCTTGAGATTTATTTGGAATACTTATACTAAAAACAACACGGAAAATAGAAAACAGTACGGCCGACGCCAATAACTGAAATGATTTCAAATGGCAGCGCAAGAGATGGGTTGTCGGTGATAGGTTTGTCTCGCAGCGGAGGACATGGTGATCTGGATATGATGGTTTTGTTAACAAATCTATGGTTGGGTCTGTCTCTGTTTTGGGTCTCCACAAGGACCACAATGATAGCCTACGTCACTCCGATTCTCGCTGTTAGAGATCTCTTTCCTCTCCACAGAGGCGTAATTGTCCGTGTGATGATGATTAAGTTCATTCACGATGTATTTCCGAGTATGCTCGGCCTTCTCGATCTGACGACAATGATTGTTGACAgtgttttgtttcaaatttacGGTCCTCGACATCTATGGGTTCCCGGAATCAAATATGAAGCACTTATCGTGAAGATTTACAACGACGTCTTTGATGTGGAAGGTATAATCGGATGGGATTACATCAGTAGCAAGCGAAATTCTCTGATACACACAAGGACACCGATACGGACTAATTGGTATCGGATTGTCGGGATTTCAAAACTTTTTCCACAAGCAATGGGTTTCTTTTATGTGATGTGGAGTTTCAAACAAAGAATGTCAATAAGGCATACATATCACATTCAAGTAAGATGGCTGATGAAGAAGGGACATAACATGTTTAATAACATGATAGCGAGTAAGGCTTATGGAACAACTAAGCATCGTCAAATTctctttttcatgttttgttaTCTTCAATATATGGCACATATATCTGcttatgtaataatttgttttgtgaaattttGTATTTGCTATGTACCTGCTGTAATACCTTACTGATTAATGACAGTtattggaaggaaaaaaaaaagatttaatgtattttttcaaatacatgactaaatatattttttttgttgtcaacaaaagattagctcagATGAGCCAGTGCgaagggaaattgtttacatacaaaacattatGTGGAGATGTGCGCGCACAGCGTGCCAGGAGATCCGCTTTTACATTTGCATTCCTAggaataaaagataaggaaaaagatgaaaactCCTCCCTGTGATATCATCGAGATATGTGGAGAACGCCGGCCTGTCGTGTGGCAAAGACACCATCTCCACCAAATCAGCGCAGTCTGAGTAAAACACCACATCATGGTAATCATGTCCGATCATGCAGCGCATCGCCCAAATGAAAGCCTCGACTTCAGCGTGTAAGGGGGAAAGACTTCGTCGAAAGTTAGTAGCTCTCATGCTTGGCATCGGATCCTGAGACTGGGTACAAAACCAGCCAGCTCCTGCGAAATGGTCGCCTGCgttccaagagccatcaacgaAACAACGATAGCCTGAAAAGAACATGGAAAGAGAAGTGGGTGGCCCCCGAAAACGAGAGTCAGCAACCATTGGCTGGAAAATTGAATCTGCATCTTCACCCTCCTCCTGAGCCTGCTGCCAGGACAAAGCCTCACCTTCAGCTACCCGAACCACCTCCTCTGGCCACTCcgtaatattttcaaaaacctttGCATTACGCGCTTTCcataaataccacaaaatccacgGGAAAGCTGACACATGGGAACCCGGGCTTTTGGGATCCAAGAAATGATCCATATTAACGTAAACAGACTCCACCAGGAAACAGTGTGATCCTACCGGTATCTGAGATAGAGCCCACACCTGACGCGCTGGtggacaaagaaacagaacatgattAACTGTTTCCTCCTCCGCACCACAACGTGAACAGCCCAAATCACACGCGAGACCACGCCGCCGTAAGTTTCTGGAAACAGGATTACACCCAGACAATACTTGCCACATAAAGTGGTGGAGTTTTGATGGGCAACGGACCTTCCAAACACTAGCTAGAAGAGAGGTAATCTCTGGTCCCTCACCAAGCGCCTTAAAAGGCCCGGAGATCGTCATACGTGCCGCATGATAACCAGACTTAACCGTATACCTCCCATTCTTCGTAAAATGCCAACCAAGAGAGTCCTCCTTTTGATTACTATGACTAAATAATTCTTGATTGTAAAATACATCTAACTCAATTAAAATACAGCATTTAATAATACCCCTTTAATTGATCTTCAGacttattattaaaacattCGAAATATGAATTGACATGTTGATTTATAAAATAGTTGGAATTTTTTTAACCGTTAACTTATTTTCTATTGTTCatcgatatatattttttggaaattttgtcGGAAGTGCCATTTTCATAATTAAAGTTGTGAGAAATGCAACTTTCATTTTTCCTTTCCAATTATATCATTTGCTATTTTTGCACCATAGGATAAAAAGACCATAATACCCtttcaaataaaaaagtaaagaaaatttaaaaaagtcATTGACTTTTGGAAGCGTTTTGGAACTGACAAAATAGTGATGATGCAACtgtttcttctttaattaaaCTTTGTTTAGAGTAATTATCATTGTTTAGTATTAAACCTAAACTcatatggaaataaaagagattGAAGTTGGTGATGTTCTTCGGTCAGTAATATGGTTGTCCTCCGAGAGTTCATCAATTTCAGACTTGCGCGATAGACAACAAATATATTAGTTTGATGGacttaatgtttaaaaaaaaaaaaaattggtccaTCTACAAAGTAATAGACAACATGGGTTGGATAGACAAAAGTAAGCCTATTGTGGTCCACATAAAAGATTGTTGTCCTCTGAGAGTTCACCAATGTTAGGCTGGACGTCTTCAAACCTGTGCGAAGGACAATACATATGTGAGTTCGATGGACTTaaggttttaaaataaaaaattgttccATAAGAAACTTAATAGACAACATGGTTGGATAGACAAAAAGTAAGTGGTCTAGAAATGAAAATGTAGTGGACTAAATAAAGATAAAACTGGTCCATAGAGATATACCTTCAATGTGCAGTAACATTGTTGTCCTCCGAGAGTTTACCAATGTTCGTATGAACGTCTTCAGACCTGTGAGATAGACAACATATATGTTAGCGTGATGGACTTAATGTTCTAAACTAAAAATTGGTCTACCAGGAGCTTAATAAACAACATAGTTGGATAGACAAAAAGCAAACGTATTGTGGtccaaaaatgaaaatgcaGTGGACTAAACCAAATTTAAGACTGGTCCACAGAGATATCCTTCTTTGTGCACTAACATTATTGTCCTCTAAGAATTCACCAATGTCAGCATGAACGTTTTCGGACCTGTGTGATAGACAACAAACATGTAGTGTGATGGActtaatgttataaaaaaaacaattggtcTATTAAGAACTTAAGAGCATGCATCTCCAataaatactttatatataGAGTATGCAAACTTCAAAAATAAAGTATGAAAGCTTTTTTTTCCAAGAGTATACTTCATAtatgaagtttttaaaataagtattttacattatagtccttatattatttataattactttaaaatcataaaacttttataaacaactctaaaacatacattaaaatgttacacacaatattaatttataaaacattacatTTGGAGATCTTGGAGGTTCGAGATCAAATTTAGGTGATTATTAGTATTGTTCTAGTATtttcatgtaattttatttcattgtgttactttattttgtactccctccgtttcaaaatataagatgttttggagaagtttgttgtttcataatataggatgctttcaaatttcaatgcaacttttagattagtttagtattttatattatgcagtattgtttctgattggttgaacttgttaaaagtaaagactttttaatctgcgtgctttgcttaaaacatcctatattttgaaacagagggagtattaaatatgtttagtatcatattttgtgtaatatttgttgtaatattatgtaatttttagaaaatattaatattttagttttatttaaaacgtatttcattaattttatatgtaacaattaaatttataagaatatatgttACATACTTTGAAGTGATAAAATTTTAggactaaaatgataaaaaaaataatttatgagattttttatgagatatataattttagggattaaaatgcaaaaaaagaaaaagatgaaacttCAAATTTGGAGTTTCACTATTTAAAACTCCAAATTATAAAGTATTGAAGTATCTTTTGTAGGacataaaactttaaatttgagAAGATAAAGTATCTCTTGGAGATGCCCTAATAGACAACATCGTTGGATAGACAAAAAGTAAGCATACTCTggatcaaaaagataaaaattggTCCATAGAGACACCTTCATTGGTCAGTCATATTGTTATCCTCCGAGAGTTCTCAAATGTCAAACTGAGCATCCACCAAATTCCGTTCATCAGCGAAAGCGGACCTGGTCCAATATCAAAGGACGAGTTTCGTCCGTCAGCAAAAATGGATCTGGTCTACTAAATAGGTTTAAGGACAAGTTTGTGGTGGACAAACATGGTTAGGTGTTGAATCTGGTCCTTCGGAGATTCACCATTTTCTGTTACCTGCGAGAGGCGCCTCTGGGATGATGGTCTTCGCTGCTGGACATAAGTTTCTGAAGACTGACCGCCAACAAATTTAGGataagaagatgagagagaaacctaaaacaacaaaatcagaaaagcATCATTAGGGAAAGGGGAGATTCAGACGGCGGCTTGATACtgaagaaggaggaagagaaaaatCGAGGGTTataaggagaaagaaagaattttGTGTTTAACGATGTTG is from Camelina sativa cultivar DH55 chromosome 20, Cs, whole genome shotgun sequence and encodes:
- the LOC109131320 gene encoding uncharacterized protein LOC109131320, coding for MISNGSARDGLSVIGLSRSGGHGDLDMMVLLTNLWLGLSLFWVSTRTTMIAYVTPILAVRDLFPLHRGVIVRVMMIKFIHDVFPSMLGLLDLTTMIVDSVLFQIYGPRHLWVPGIKYEALIVKIYNDVFDVEGIIGWDYISSKRNSLIHTRTPIRTNWYRIVGISKLFPQAMGFFYVMWSFKQRMSIRHTYHIQVRWLMKKGHNMFNNMIASKAYGTTKHRQILFFMFCYLQYMAHISAYVIICFVKFCICYVPAVIPY